A section of the Candidatus Binatia bacterium genome encodes:
- a CDS encoding DNA-binding protein, with the protein MFTLEKPLPRGTEDTAPFWEAALRGELRLQRCRACGHYRFPPAVLCPRCSSEGYEWASLSGKGRVFSWVVVHQSQYPAFNEDAPYNVAIVELDEGPRLHTQIVDCPLEELTIGMPVEVVFEKVREDVVLPKFRPRRRSA; encoded by the coding sequence ATGTTTACCCTGGAAAAACCCCTGCCGCGAGGCACCGAAGATACAGCCCCGTTTTGGGAAGCCGCGTTGCGGGGCGAACTTAGGCTGCAACGCTGCCGTGCATGTGGTCACTATCGCTTCCCGCCTGCGGTTCTTTGCCCGCGCTGTTCCAGCGAGGGGTACGAGTGGGCATCTCTCTCGGGCAAAGGCCGAGTGTTTAGTTGGGTCGTCGTCCACCAATCCCAGTACCCCGCGTTTAACGAAGACGCTCCGTACAACGTCGCCATCGTCGAGCTCGACGAGGGACCTCGACTCCATACCCAAATTGTCGACTGCCCACTGGAGGAACTGACCATCGGCATGCCGGTGGAAGTGGTGTTCGAAAAGGTGCGCGAGGATGTGGTGCTTCCGAAGTTTCGGCCACGGCGCCGTTCGGCGTGA